A single Vigna radiata var. radiata cultivar VC1973A chromosome 8, Vradiata_ver6, whole genome shotgun sequence DNA region contains:
- the LOC106770104 gene encoding probable leucine-rich repeat receptor-like protein kinase At1g35710 — translation MMFIFSTLLSMKFQPFWLLLLMFFSAFPHSHAFNSSGIASEANALLKWKASLDMKSQASLSSWTANTSCNWFGIACDHSNHVSQINLQNIGLRGTLENLNFSMLTNIHTLNVSNNSLSGSIPPQIGVLSNLVVLDLSANKLSGIIPSEITQLISLQKLNMSGNIFSESLPQEIGRLRELRMLHVPWCNLTGAIPISIEKLNNLIHVDVGGNNLSGSIPQRIWHMDLNHLSFGTNKFHGSIPKEIVNMRNLEILYLGESGLSGTMPQEIDMLGKLIHLVMSSCNLTGSIPISIGALTNISILSLQNNQLSGHIPGEIGALTNLSLLILNDNQLSGFIPHEIGFLRKLTELDLSQNFLSGKIPSTIGNLSNLSFLYLYGNQFSGFIPDEIGDLHSLQTIQLLGNNLSGPIPTSIGNLVNLESILLDQNNLSGPIPTSIGNLVNLESVSLSQNKLFGSIPSTIGNLSKLRELFLLNNNLSGKIPIEMNRIIALESLQLADNNFVGHLPHNICVGGKLAKFSASNNHFTGHIPESLKNCSSLIRVRLQENQLTGNITDAFGVLPNLVYIELSENNFYGHLSPNWGKFRSLTSLKISNNNLSGVIPPELSEATELRELHLSSNHLTGSIPQDLSKLVFLFRLSLDNNNLSGNIPSKIASMKNLQILRLGSNNLSGLIPDQLGNLFSLLEMNLSQNKFEGNIPLELGKLISLTTLDLSENLLRGRLTNVLGGLQKLETLNLSHNSLSGDLSSFDDMMSLTSIDISYNXFXGPLPNIPVFRNATMXAXRNNKGLCGXXSGXXPCXTXXXXSXXXXTKKVIXXVXPLTLGXLXLAXFXFGVXYYLCKTSXKXEXXXTNXQTXNTFAIWSFDGKMVXENIVEATEXFDDKHLIGVGGQGQVYKAXLXSGQVVAVKKLHSVPNGEKLNVKAFTSEIQALTEIRHRNIVKLYGFCSHSQWSFTVCEFLEKGNVQNILKDDEEAIAFDWNKRVNVIKDVANALLYMHYDCSPPIIHRDISSKNVLLDLEYVAHVSDFGTAKFLNPNSSNWTSFVGTFGYAAPELAYTMEVNEKCDVYSFGVLAWEILLGKHPSDFISSLLSSSSTADHMTLMDKLEQRLPPPTKRLLKEVASVAKIALACMTESPRSRPTIKEVVNELVMSL, via the exons ATGATGTTCATATTTTCAACGCTTTTGTCGATGAAGTTCCAACCCTTTTGGTTGCTTCTTCTAATGTTCTTTTCTGCATTTCCCCATTCTCATGCTTTCAATTCTTCTGGAATTGCTTCAGAAGCAAATGCTCTGCTGAAGTGGAAAGCCAGCCTTGACATGAAGAGTCAAGCTTCTCTCTCTTCATGGACTGCCAACACTTCTTGCAATTGGTTCGGAATTGCATGTGATCACTCCAATCATGTTTCCCAAATAAATCTTCAAAATATTGGATTGAGAGGTACGCTTGAAAACCTCAACTTCTCAATGCTTACAAACATTCACACTCTAAATGTAAGTAACAACTCCCTGAGCGGAAGTATTCCTCCTCAAATTGGAGTTCTGTCCAATCTAGTTGTTCTTGATTTGTCTGCTAATAAACTCTCTGGGATTATCCCTTCTGAAATAACACAGTTGATTAGCCTTCAAAAGTTGAACATGAGTGGTAATATTTTCAGTGAGTCCCTTCCCCAAGAAATAGGGAGATTGAGGGAGCTGAGAATGCTTCATGTTCCTTGGTGCAATCTCACAGGGGCAATCCCAATCTCTATAGAAAAGTTGAACAATTTGATTCATGTAGATGTAGGAGGCAACAACCTTTCTGGCAGCATTCCTCAGAGAATTTGGCACATGGACCTAAACCATTTGTCATTTGGAACTAATAAATTCCATGGTTCCATTCCCAAAGAAATTGTAAATATGAGGAACCTGGAGATTCTATATCTTGGGGAAAGTGGCCTTTCCGGCACCATGCCCCAAGAAATTGACATGCTGGGGAAACTAATACACCTGGTAATGAGCAGTTGTAATCTTACTGGATCCATACCTATTTCAATTGGAGCTTTGACTAATATATCAATTCTTAGCTTACAAAACAACCAACTTTCTGGTCACATTCCTGGTGAAATTGGTGCTTTGACCAATCTATCACTTCTCATCTTAAATGACAATCAACTTTCTG GTTTTATTCCTCATGAAATTGGATTTTTGAGAAAACTCACTGAACTTGATTTGTCTCAGAATTTTCTCTCTGGTAAAATCCCTTCCACAATTGGAAACTTGAGCAATCTAAGTTTTCTATACCTTTATGGCAACCAATTCTCTGGATTTATCCCGGATGAAATAGGAGATTTGCATTCCCTTCAAACAATCCAGTTGCTGGGCAATAATCTCTCTGGACCAATCCCTACTTCCATAGGTAACCTGGTCAATTTGGAATCCATTTTACTTGATCAAAACAACCTCTCTGGACCAATTCCTACTTCCATAGGTAACCTGGTCAATTTGGAATCCGTTTCTCTTTCTCAAAACAAACTTTTTGGATCCATTCCTTCCACTATTGGAAATTTGTCGAAGCTTCgtgaattatttttacttaacaATAATCTCAGTGGCAAGATTCCAATAGAAATGAACAGGATTATTGCTTTGGAAAGTTTGCAGCTGGCTGATAATAATTTTGTTGGCCATTTACCTCACAACATTTGTGTTGGTGGAAAGTTGGCAAAATTTTCCGCTAGCAATAACCATTTCACTGGCCACATTCCAGAGAGTTTGAAGAATTGCTCTAGCCTTATACGAGTGAGACTTCAGGAAAATCAACTAACTGGAAACATAACAGATGCTTTTGGTGTACTTCCAAACTTGGTTTACATCGAATTGagtgaaaacaatttttatggTCATCTTTCACCAAATTGGGGGAAGTTTCGTAGCCTCACAAGCCTCAAGATCTCTAACAATAACTTATCAGGTGTTATCCCACCAGAACTAAGCGAGGCAACCGAATTACGTGAACTTCATTTATCCTCAAATCATCTTACAGGAAGCATTCCACAAGATTTATCTAAATTGGTTTTCTTGTTTCGCCTATCACTCGACAACAATAATCTTTCAGGAAATATTCCCTCAAAAATTGCATCAATGAAGAATCTTCAAATTTTGAGGCTTGGATCTAATAATTTGTCTGGGTTAATTCCAGACCAACTTGGAAATTTGTTCAGTTTATTGGAAATGAATTTGAGTCAGAACAAATTTGAGGGAAATATTCCCTTAGAGCTTGGCAAATTAATATCTCTTACGACTCTTGATCTCAGTGAAAATTTGTTGAGGGGAAGATTAACAAATGTGCTTGGAGGAttacaaaaattagaaacattGAATCTCTCTCACAATAGTCTCTCAGGTGATCTTTCTAGCTTTGATGATATGATGAGCTTGACATCTATTGATATATCTTACAATGANTTTGANGGTCCACTTCCAAACATTCCAGTNTTTCGCAATGCTACAATGGANGCNNTAAGAAATAATAAAGGCTTGTGTGGCNANNTTAGTGGCTTNNAGCCTTGCCNAACANTANGTNGNAANTCNCANAANCANANGACAAAGAAAGTCATAANNNTNGTTNTACCCCTTACTTTGGGCANTCTANTNCTNGCATTNTTTNTTTTTGGAGTNTNNTATTATTTATGCAAAACTTCAGNGAAANTNGAAGANNAANCTACCAATTTNCAAACTNCAAACACATTTGCAATATGGAGTTTTGATGGCAAAATGGTATTNGAGAATATTGTTGAAGCCACTGAAAANTTTGACGATAAGCATCTCATTGGAGTTGGAGGNCAAGGACAAGTTTACAAAGCANTGTTANCCTCAGGTCAAGTTGTGGCTGTAAAGAAACTTCATTCAGTTCCAAATGgagaaaagctcaatgtgaaaGCTTTCACAAGTGAGATCCAAGCTCTGACAGAAATTCGCCATCGTAACATTGTAAAGTTATATGGGTTTTGTTCACATTCCCAATGGTCATTTACGGTTTGTGAATTCTTGGAGAAGGGCAATGTCCAGAATATTTTGAAGGATGATGAAGAAGCAATTGCATTTGATTGGAATAAGAGAGTGAATGTTATTAAAGATGTAGCAAATGCTTTATTGTACATGCATTATGATTGCTCACCACCAATTATTCATCGTGATATATCAAGTAAAAATGTCCTTTTGGATTTGGAATATGTGGCACATGTCTCTGATTTCGGAACAGCCAAGTTTCTTAATCCCAATTCATCCAATTGGACCTCATTTGTAGGAACCTTCGGATATGCCGCTCCAG AACTTGCATACACAATGGAAGTGAATGAGAAATGTGACGTGTATAGTTTTGGAGTGTTGGCATGGGAAATACTTCTGGGAAAGCATCCTAGTGATTTTATATCTTCCTTATTATCATCTTCATCCACTGCTGATCATATGACATTGATGGATAAGTTGGAGCAGCGTCTCCCTCCTCCAACTAAACGTTTACTTAAAGAAGTGGCATCAGTGGCGAAAATAGCACTTGCTTGCATGACTGAAAGTCCACGATCACGCCCTACTATAAAGGAGGTTGTCAATGAGCTTGTAATGAGCTTGTAG
- the LOC106770836 gene encoding zinc finger protein ZOP1, translating into MTEYWVSQGNKWCDFCKIYISNNPSSIRNHELGQRHKDNVAKRLAAMRKENIAKEKEQKETARAIEQIEAKAQRSYQKDKAKFEEARESPELDSQEWELDSSSGYYYHKTNGFCYDPKSGFYYSDAIGKWVTKEEAYVSPHFTSKSLSKSKSKSDENKSNKFQNGSSSGPVVTTSLNPKRNVKAAPSSLAVGKRKRPNEKSKVISEEEKAALKAREAARKRVQEREKPLLGLYSKPY; encoded by the exons ATGACTGAG TACTGGGTCAGCCAGGGCAACAAATGGTGCGACTTTtgcaaaatttatatatcaaacaaCCCTTCGAGCATTAGGAATCATGAGCTTGGTCAACGCCACAAAGATAATGTTGCCAAGAGGCTGGCTgctatgagaaaagaaaatattgctAAGGAGAAAGAACAGAAAGAAACAGCCCGTGCCATTGAACAGATCGAAGCG AAAGCACAGCGTAGCTATCAAAAGGATAAAGCAAAATTTGAGGAAGCCAGAGAATCACCTGAATTGGATTCCCAAG AATGGGAGCTTGACAGCAGTTCAGgctattattatcataaaacaaACGGATTTTGCTATGACCCAAAGTCGGGATTTTACTACTCTGATGCCATTG GCAAGTGGGTGACAAAGGAAGAAGCATATGTCTCCCCTCACTTTACATCTAAGTCCTTGTCAAAATCAAAGTCGAAATCAGATGAAAACAAgtcaaataaatttcaaaatggaTCTTCATCTGGGCCAGTAGTTACAACTTCTTTGAATCCTAAAAGAAATGTGAAAGCTGCTCCTTCATCTCTTGCAGTCGGAAAGAGAAAAAGACCTAATGAAAAATCCAAAGTTATCtctgaagaagaaaaagcagcTCTCAAGGCAAGAGAGGCTGCAAGGAAAAGAGTGCAGGAGAGGGAAAAACCCTTGCTTGGCCTTTACAGCAAACCTTACTAA
- the LOC106771565 gene encoding uncharacterized protein LOC106771565 — protein sequence MLNTNLTENIAHFPEQFLSFTLKRMPSPVQPNPSPSEGEKHRQLNKDIRDMVSAITHRATDFHKSGSTHHHLEKDEEHGLSMVTLAGNNNGATMRSELDDKSGTHSHGDEPEALSTFVNSNFQAINNSLMFGGSYQANDPGVHLDISDFSTESHQSHHHKEERHGKKGKKIEKKTSKPKDSSSSSSSDSD from the coding sequence ATGTTGAACACAAATCTGACAGAAAATATAGCACACTTCCCTGAACAATTTCTTTCATTTACCTTAAAAAGAATGCCTTCACCTGTGCAGCCAAATCCCTCTCCATCTGAGGGAGAGAAGCACAGGCAATTGAATAAAGACATTAGGGACATGGTCTCTGCAATCACTCACAGGGCCACTGATTTTCACAAATCAGGCTCAACCCACCACCATTTGGAGAAGGATGAGGAACATGGTTTGAGCATGGTCACCCTTGCAGGTAACAACAATGGTGCCACTATGAGAAGTGAGTTGGATGATAAATCAGGCACCCATTCTCATGGTGATGAGCCAGAGGCACTGAGCACCTTTGTTAACAGCAACTTCCAAGCCATCAACAATTCACTCATGTTTGGTGGAAGTTATCAGGCCAATGACCCTGGTGTGCACCTGGATATCTCAGATTTCTCCACTGAGTCTCACCAGAGCCACCACCACAAGGAAGAAAGACAtgggaagaagggaaagaaaatagagaaaaaaactTCCAAACCCAAagattcatcatcatcatcatcatctgatTCAGATTAA
- the LOC106770103 gene encoding pleiotropic drug resistance protein 2 yields MATEEEGGVGGDGVRPRSEGKRSCSSSARFDEAVNGENDVFHRGVREIEEEEELKWEALKRLPTYDRMRRVILKQVLDNGGVNYEEVDITKLGVQEKKHILENIVGTAEENNESFLRRMRDRIDRVSIEIPQIEVRYEHLSVEGDAYVGSRALPTLFNSTINAIQVLVNYLVSLLFGVLGFLQILPKNTKAVKILQEKVVEILKDISGIVKPSRMTLLLGPPGSGKTTFLKALSGKMDKDLRVSGRVTYCGHELSEFVPERTCAYISQHDLHYGEMTVRETLDFSGRCLGVGTRYDMLEELSRREIAAGIKPDPEIDAFMKATAMEGQETSLVTDYILKILGLEICADILVGDEMKRGISGGQKKRLTTGEMLAGPAKAFFMDEISTGLDSSTTFQIVRFMRQMVHIMDVTMIIALLQPAPETYELFDDIILLSEGEIVYQGPRESVLHFFESVGFKCPERKGVADFLQEVTSKKDQEQYWFRRDIPYQYVTVPEFVAHFKNYSIGQQLHEKIKVPYDSNESHRAALVKEKYGISKWELFKACFSREWLLMKRNYFLYIFKTFQITMMALIAMSVFFRTEMKHGQLEGAGKYYGALFFSLINIMFNGVAELSMTVIKLPIFYKQRDLFFFPAWAFALPIWVLRVPLSLLESGLWVILTYYTIGFAPAASRFFRQLLAFFCVNQMALALFRFIAAVGRTKVVAHTLGSFTILLVFVLSGFTVSRKDIGPWMIWCYYSSPMMYGQNAIAINEFLDKRWSAKNIDPRIPEPTVGKAFLNARGIFTEDYWYWISVAALIGFSLLFNIFFILALTYLNPFGNSKAIIMEDEDPKKSTFASSLVENMAAGTTEHSSASVGNSFEGIDMEVRKSAHSSIPKAPVNTKSKKGMVLPFRPLSLAFQDVNYFIDMPLEMKKQGIEENKLQLLRDISGAFRPGILTALVGVSGAGKTTLMDVLAGRKTGGYIEGSISISGYPKNQATFARISGYCEQNDIHSPNVTVYESLVFSAWLRLSNEVNKETRKMFIEEILELVELHSVRHFIVGLPGINGLSTEQRKRLTIAVELVANPSIIFMDEPTTGLDARAAAVVMRTVRNTVDTGRTVVCTIHQPSIDIFENFDELLLMKIGGQVMYGGPLGRNSQNLIDYFEGITGVPKIKDGYNPATWMLEITASAFESQHNVDFAELYAKSDLYQKNQELIKEICTPVPGTKDLYFPTKYSQSFVSQCKACFWKQNCSYWRNPEYNAIRFFVTIVIGIIFGLIYWDKGKKTQKEQDLLNLLGAMYASVFFLGASNTNSVQPVVAIERTVLYRERAAGMYSELPYAIGQVAIEVIYVGTQSLAYSIILYLMIGFEPRFENFLWFYYFIFMCFMYFTLYGMMTVALTPNYQIAAIVMSFFINFWNLFSGFLIPRTQIPIWWRWYYWGSPVAWTIYGLVTSQVGDKNSPIEVPGFRVMTVKDYLDRNLGFQHDFLGVVALTHVAFCLLFVLVFAYGIKFLNFQKR; encoded by the exons ATGGCAACAGAAGAAGAGGGTGGTGTTGGAGGAGATGGTGTGAGGCCAAGGAGTGAAGGAAAGAGGAGTTGTTCATCATCAGCAAGGTTTGATGAGGCAGTGAATGGAGAGAATGATGTGTTCCATAGAGGTGTAAGGGAaatagaagaagaggaggagcTGAAGTGGGAGGCTTTGAAAAGGCTTCCAACATATGATAGAATGAGGAGAGTCATTTTGAAGCAAGTTTTGGATAATGGAGGAGTGAACTATGAAGAGGTTGACATCACCAAGCTTGGAGTGCAGGAAAAGAAGCATATCCTTGAGAACATAGTAGGAACTGCAGAAGAGAACAATGAGAGTTTCCTCCGTAGGATGAGGGATAGAATTGATAG GGTAAGCATTGAGATTCCCCAGATTGAAGTAAGGTATGAGCACTTATCAGTTGAAGGGGATGCATATGTTGGAAGCAGGGCACTACCAACACTCTTCAATTCTACCATCAATGCAATACAG GTATTGGTGAATTATCTTGTAAGCCTTCTGTTTGGAGTTTTGGGATTTCTTCAGATTTTGCCTAAAAACACAAAGGCTGTGAagattcttcaagaaaaagttGTCGAGATTCTCAAAGATATTAGTGGAATTGTGAAACCATCAAG AATGACTCTGCTTTTGGGACCTCCAGGATCAGGAAAAACTACATTTCTGAAGGCACTTTCTGGAAAAATGGACAAGGATTTAAGG GTGTCAGGAAGAGTCACTTACTGTGGTCATGAATTGTCAGAGTTTGTTCCCGAAAGAACATGTGCATATATCAGTCAGCATGATCTTCACTATGGAGAGATGACAGTGAGAGAGACACTGGACTTTTCTGGACGGTGCCTGGGAGTAGGAACAAGGTATGATATGCTGGAAGAGTTGTCGAGACGGGAAATAGCAGCCGGCATTAAACCAGATCCTGAGATAGATGCTTTCATGAAAGCCACCGCAATGGAAGGTCAAGAAACAAGTCTTGTTACTGATTACATTCTAAAG ATTCTTGGATTGGAAATATGTGCTGATATTTTGGTGGGAGATGAGATGAAAAGGGGCATTTCTGGTGGACAAAAGAAGCGTTTAACAACTG GTGAGATGTTGGCAGGCCCTGCAAAAGCATTCTTCATGGATGAAATTTCAACTGGTTTGGATAGTTCAACAACCTTCCAAATTGTGAGGTTTATGAGGCAGATGGTCCATATAATGGATGTTACCATGATAATCGCTCTTCTGCAGCCTGCACCAGAAACATATGAACTTTTTGATGACATAATATTGCTTTCAGAAGGTGAGATTGTCTACCAAGGTCCCCGTGAGAGTGTTCTGCATTTTTTCGAAAGTGTGGGCTTCAAATGCCCAGAAAGGAAAGGAGTTGCAGACTTCTTACAAGAGGTAACTTCCAAAAAGGACCAAGAACAGTACTGGTTCAGAAGGGACATTCCTTACCAATATGTCACAGTGCCTGAGTTTGTAGCCCATTTCAAGAATTACAGTATCGGTCAGCAACTACATGAAAAGATTAAAGTTCCATACGATTCTAATGAAAGCCATCGCGCTGCATTGGTGAAGGAAAAGTATGGCATCTCCAAATGGGAACTCTTCAAGGCATGCTTTTCAAGAGAGTGGCTTTTGATGAAGCGCAACTATTTCTTATACATATTCAAGACTTTTCAGATTACTATGATGGCTCTGATTGCCATGTCAGTGTTTTTTAGAACAGAAATGAAGCATGGTCAACTTGAAGGTGCAGGAAAATACTATGGTGCACTATTTTTCAGCCTCATCAATATAATGTTCAATGGAGTGGCTGAACTTTCAATGACAGTCATCAAACTTCCCATTTTCTACAAGCAGAGagatttattcttttttccaGCATGGGCTTTTGCATTGCCCATTTGGGTTCTCAGAGTTCCTCTCTCTCTATTGGAATCAGGATTATGGGTCATCCTCACTTATTATACTATTGGCTTTGCTCCTGCAGCTAGTAG GTTTTTTCGTCAGTTATTGGCATTCTTCTGTGTGAATCAAATGGCTCTGGCCCTATTCCGCTTTATTGCTGCAGTTGGAAGGACAAAAGTTGTGGCACACACACTTGGTTCCTTCacaattttacttgtttttgtcCTAAGCGGATTTACTGTTTCAAGAA AGGATATTGGACCATGGATGATATGGTGCTATTATAGTTCACCTATGATGTATGGTCAGAATGCAATAGCCATCAACGAGTTCctagacaaaagatggagtgct AAAAATATTGACCCAAGGATCCCTGAGCCCACAGTTGGGAAGGCTTTTCTTAATGCTAGAGGCATTTTTACAGAAGACTATTGGTACTGGATATCTGTGGCTGCCCTTATAggattttctttgcttttcaacatttttttcattctggCTCTAACGTATTTGAATC CCTTTGGAAATTCAAAAGCTATTATAATGGAAGATGAAGACCCAAAGAAAAGCACATTTGCTTCATCCTTAGTAGAAAATATGGCAGCTGGAACCACAGAGCACAGTTCAGCTTCAGTTGGCAATTCGTTTGAAG GTATTGATATGGAAGTAAGAAAAAGTGCTCATAGCTCAATTCCTAAAGCTCCAGTGAATACAAAATCAAAGAAGGGAATGGTGCTGCCCTTCAGGCCTCTGTCACTTGCATTTCAAGATGTGAATTATTTCATCGATATGCCACTT GAAATGAAGAAACAAGGAATTGAAGAGAATAAACTCCAACTACTAAGAGACATAAGTGGTGCTTTCAGGCCTGGGATTTTAACAGCATTAGTTGGTGTAAGTGGTGCTGGGAAAACCACCTTGATGGATGTTCTTGCAGGAAGGAAAACAGGTGGTTATATTGAGGGGAGCATCAGCATATCTGGTTATCCCAAAAACCAGGCAACGTTTGCTCGGATCAGTGGTTACTGTGAACAAAATGATATACATTCCCCAAATGTTACAGTCTACGAATCTCTTGTGTTTTCTGCTTGGCTGCGTCTCAGTAACGAGGTTAATAAAGAAACAAGAAAG ATGTTCATTGAAGAAATTCTAGAGCTGGTTGAGCTCCACTCAGTGAGGCATTTCATAGTAGGCCTTCCTGGAATAAATGGCTTATCAACGGAGCAGAGAAAGAGGCTCACCATTGCTGTAGAATTGGTTGCAAATCCTTCCATTATTTTTATGGATGAACCAACAACCGGTTTAGATGCTAGAGCTGCAGCAGTTGTTATGCGTACTGTCAGAAATACAGTGGATACAGGTCGAACTGTTGTCTGCACAATTCATCAACCAAGCattgatatatttgaaaatttcgATGAG CTGCTTTTGATGAAGATAGGTGGACAAGTGATGTATGGTGGTCCCCTTGGTCGGAATTCTCAGAATCTTATTGATTACTTTGAG GGTATCACAGGAGTTCCTAAGATTAAAGATGGATATAATCCAGCTACATGGATGCTGGAGATCACTGCTTCTGCTTTTGAGTCTCAACATAATGTGGACTTTGCAGAATTATATGCTAAGTCAGACCTTTATCA AAAGAACCAGGAACTTATTAAGGAAATATGCACACCAGTACCTGGAACAAAGGACCTTTACTTTCCCACTAAATACTCTCAGTCATTTGTTTCTCAATGTAAAGCTTGCTTCTGGAAGCAGAATTGCTCCTATTGGAGGAATCCAGAGTATAATGCCATCAGATTCTTCGTCACAATAGTTATTGGTATCATTTTTGGACTTATTTATTGGGACAAAGGAAAAAAGAC TCAAAAGGAGCAGGACCTGTTGAATCTCCTTGGAGCTATGTATGCATCAGTATTTTTCCTTGGAGCCTCCAACACTAACAGTGTTCAACCTGTTGTTGCAATAGAAAGAACAGTTCTATACCGTGAAAGAGCCGCAGGAATGTACTCAGAATTGCCTTATGCAATTGGTCAG GTAGCAATCGAAGTAATTTATGTTGGAACTCAGAGTCTAGCCTATTCCATTATTCTCTACTTGATGATTGGGTTTGAACCacgttttgaaaattttttgtgGTTCTATTACTTCATATTCATGTGCTTTATGTACTTCACACTGTATGGAATGATGACTGTAGCTCTGACACCAAACTATCAAATTGCTGCAATTGTTATGTCCTTCTTCATCAATTTCTGGAACCTGTTCTCTGGTTTTCTTATCCCAAGAACG CAAATTCCAATATGGTGGAGATGGTATTATTGGGGGTCTCCTGTGGCATGGACAATATATGGATTGGTGACATCCCAAGTTGGTGACAAAAATAGTCCCATAGAGGTTCCTGGCTTTAGAGTGATGACAGTAAAAGATTACCTTGACAGGAATTTGGGCTTTCAGCATGACTTCCTTGGAGTTGTTGCATTAACTCATGTTGCTTTTTGCCTCCTTTTCGTTTTAGTATTTGCTTATGGCATCAAGTTCCTTAATTTCCAGAAAAGATAG